In Vanessa atalanta chromosome W, ilVanAtal1.2, whole genome shotgun sequence, a genomic segment contains:
- the LOC125075482 gene encoding uncharacterized protein LOC125075482 produces the protein MAASPDPTLLQWLVTTNDVKQLWAAQPTFLISQAVYTLAGVITLIHAFSKGGRWPYFWLGTVLHGIYADNFWHFVLPQYDNFWYSQAPIVFLGARLPLHIILLYPAFIYHAAYAVHKLNLPRYAQPFAVGLITVLIDIPYDIVAVKFVHWTWHDTAPNIFDRHYWVPWNSYYFHCTFASSFYFFFDSSRRWLAPRVAQWSSATKGVEWKSLLIATLLGMPGGVLLFIPIYHSLHDVYKIHSEVTFSLLFSIYFVIVVLGLLSDREKNKDKLTKIDYVLILQLAVHYVIYWVFVVFFNPEKEWSTGLHEPVGPCNEVALLTSPFGQSLYKFYRGRDATTPAWLQAHLSGIHLFVCLLIYGGANLFCGSAESGWPNSGRRHDSVPPSVGLA, from the exons atggcggccagtcctgatcctacattgctgcaatggttggtaactacaaacgacgttaaacaattatgggcagctcaaccgacttttttgatctcacaggcggtctacacccttgcgggtgttataactttgatacacgcattcagcaagggtgggcggtggccttatttttggctcgggaccgtactgcatggaatttatgcggacaatttctggcattttgttcttccccaatatgacaacttctggtattcgcaggcgcctatcgtgttcctcggtgctcgtctgcccttacacatcattctgttatatccagcattcatttatcatgccgcatatgcagtgcataaactgaatttaccaaggtatgcgcaaccgtttgccgtgggcttgataacagtgttaattgatattccatatgatatagtagctgttaaattcgtacattggacatggcacgacacggccccgaatatcttcgatcgtcactattgggtgccttggaattcctattatttccattgcacatttgcatctagtttctacttcttcttcgactcgagtagaaggtggctggcgcctcgagtggcgcaatggtcatccgctacaaaaggagtcgaatggaagtctttgttgatagcgacactattgggcatgcctggtggtgttctattgtttattcctatttatcattcacttcatgacgtgtacaaaatacactctgaagttactttctctctattattctctatttatttcgtcatcgtcgtgttaggccttcttagtgaccgtgagaagaataaagacaagctaacgaagatcgattatgtattgatattacaaCTTGCCGTtcactatgtaatttattgggtgtttgtggtgtttTTCAACCCTGAGAAGGAATGGTCTACAGGCTTACACGAGCCGGTCGGCCCTTGTAATGAAGTGGCTTTGTTAACGTCACCCTTTGGACAGTCTTTGTACAAGTTTtat AGGGGTCGAGACGCGACCACACCCGCTTGGTTGCAGGCGCATCTAAGCGGgattcatttattcgtttgtctcCTCATTTACGGGGGAGCAAACCTTTTCTGCGGGTCCGCTGAGTCGGGTTGGCCGAACAGCGGACGGAGGCATGATTCAGTGCCGCCGTCGGTGGGCTTGGCTTAA
- the LOC125075483 gene encoding uncharacterized protein LOC125075483, giving the protein MAASPDPTLLQWLVTTNDVKQLWAAQPTFLISQAVYTLAGVITLIHAFSKGGRWPYFWLGTVLHGIYADNFWYFVLPQYDNFWHSQAPIVFLGARLPLHIILLYPAFIYHAAYAVHKLNLPRYAQPFAVGLITVLIDIPYDIVAVKFVHWTWHDTDPNIFDRHYWVPWNSYYFHCTFASSFYFFFDSSRRWLAPRVAQWSSATKGVEWKSLLIATLLGMPGGVLLFIPIYHSLHDVYKIHSEVTFSLLFSIYFVIVVLGLLSDREKNKDKLTKIDYVLILQLAVHYVIYWVFVVFFNPEKEWSTGLHEPVGPYNEVALLTSPFGQSLYKFFSARS; this is encoded by the exons atggcggccagtcctgatcctacattgctgcaatggttggtaactacaaacgacgttaaacaattatgggcagctcaaccgacttttttgatctcacaggcggtctacaccctcgcgggtgttataactttgatacacgcattcagcaagggtgggcggtggccttatttttggctcgggaccgtactgcatggaatttatgcggacaatttctggtattttgttcttccccaatatgacaacttctggcattcgcaggcgcctatcgtgttcctcggtgctcgtctgcccttacacatcattctgttatatccagcattcatttatcatgccgcatatgcagtgcataaactgaatttaccaaggtatgcgcaaccgtttgccgtgggcttgataacagtgttaattgatattccatatgatatagtagctgttaaattcgtacattggacatggcacgacacggacccgaatatcttcgatcgtcactattgggtgccttggaattcctattatttccattgcacatttgcatctagtttctacttcttcttcgactcgagtagaaggtggctggcgcctcgagtggcgcaatggtcatccgctacaaaaggagtcgaatggaagtctttgttgatagcgacactattgggcatgcctggtggtgttctattgtttattcctatttatcattcacttcatgacgtgtacaaaatacactctgaagttactttctctctattattctctatttatttcgtcatcgtcgtgttaggccttcttagtgaccgtgagaagaataaagacaagctaacgaagatcgattatgtattgatattacaaCTTGCCGTtcactatgtaatttattgggtgtttgtggtgtttTTCAACCCTGAGAAGGAATGGTCTACAGGCTTACACGAGCCGGTCGGCCCTTATAATGAAGTGGCTTTGTTAACGTCACCCTTTGGACAGTCTTTGTACAAGTTTt TCTCCGCACGGTCGTAA
- the LOC125075481 gene encoding uncharacterized protein LOC125075481 has translation MAASPDPTLLQWLVTTNDVKQLWAAQPTFLISQAVYTLAGVITLIHAFSKGGRWPYFWLGTVLHGIYADNFWYFVLPQYDNFWHSQAPIVFLGARLPLHIILLYPAFIYHAAYAVHKLNLPRYAQPFAVGLITVLIDIPYDIVAVKFVHWTWHDTDPNIFDRHYWVPWNSYYFHCTFASSFYFFFDSSRRWLAPRVAQWSSATKGVEWKSLLIATLLGMPGGVLLFIPIYHSLHDVYKIHSEVTFSLLFSIYFVIVVLGLLSDREKNKDKLTKIDYVLILQLAVHYVIYWVFVVFFNPEKEWSTGLHEPVGPCNEVALLTSPFGQSLYKFFSARS, from the exons atggcggccagtcctgatcctacattgctgcaatggttggtaactacaaacgacgttaaacaattatgggcagctcaaccgacttttttgatctcacaggcggtctacaccctcgcgggtgttataactttgatacacgcattcagcaagggtgggcggtggccttatttttggctcgggaccgtactgcatggaatttatgcggacaatttctggtattttgttcttccccaatatgacaacttctggcattcgcaggcgcctatcgtgttcctcggtgctcgtctgcccttacacatcattctgttatatccagcattcatttatcatgccgcatatgcagtgcataaactgaatttaccaaggtatgcgcaaccgtttgccgtgggcttgataacagtgttaattgatattccatatgatatagtagctgttaaattcgtacattggacatggcacgacacggacccgaatatcttcgatcgtcactattgggtgccttggaattcctattatttccattgcacatttgcatctagtttctacttcttcttcgactcgagtagaaggtggctggcgcctcgagtggcgcaatggtcatccgctacaaaaggagtcgaatggaagtctttgttgatagcgacactattgggcatgcctggtggtgttctattgtttattcctatttatcattcacttcatgacgtgtacaaaatacactctgaagttactttctctctattattctctatttatttcgtcatcgtcgtgttaggccttcttagtgaccgtgagaagaataaagacaagctaacgaagatcgattatgtattgatattacaaCTTGCCGTtcactatgtaatttattgggtgtttgtggtgtttTTCAACCCTGAGAAGGAATGGTCTACAGGCTTACACGAGCCGGTCGGCCCTTGTAATGAAGTGGCTTTGTTAACGTCACCCTTTGGACAGTCTTTGTACAAGTTTt TCTCCGCACGGTCGTAA